A stretch of Catenulispora sp. GP43 DNA encodes these proteins:
- a CDS encoding cytochrome P450, protein MEPLEIMGALLTTEGRDDPYPLYDQAHRLGSVIDAADGFVMVPSYDQCNQVLRNASFGVWDVEWRGRVWDDEQQRRPSLRSMERSVIYTNAPDHGRMRSLISSVFTPRRVAALEPAIERAVEALLDRLAEAGADGAAVDLMDDFAYRLPVSVICDLLGIPPADRETFRVLATELAAVLDFVDDLSRLDGADAAWLELELYFGGLLAERRMRPQDDLVSALIAVCDADDSRLSAAELLCNLALLLIAGFETTANLFGNGVRLLFEHPEVGAGLRNGDLRYAGFAEEVLRYDSPVQMTTRIALTDGLSVGDVPAPAGTEVAVMIGAANRDARRYEDPERFDPTRTEIGPLSFGAGPHFCVGSILARTEAAIGFPRLLARFPALAPAGEPTRNQRFILRGYERLPVTVT, encoded by the coding sequence ATGGAGCCGTTGGAAATCATGGGGGCGCTGCTCACCACCGAAGGCCGTGACGACCCCTATCCCCTCTACGACCAGGCTCACCGGCTGGGCTCGGTCATCGACGCGGCGGACGGCTTCGTGATGGTCCCGTCCTACGACCAGTGCAACCAGGTGCTGCGCAACGCCTCGTTCGGGGTCTGGGACGTCGAGTGGCGCGGCCGGGTCTGGGACGACGAGCAGCAGCGCCGGCCCTCGCTGCGCAGCATGGAGCGCTCGGTCATCTACACCAACGCCCCCGACCACGGCCGTATGCGTTCCCTGATCTCCTCGGTGTTCACCCCGCGCCGGGTCGCGGCGCTGGAGCCGGCCATCGAGCGGGCCGTCGAGGCGCTGCTGGACCGGCTGGCCGAAGCCGGTGCGGACGGTGCGGCCGTGGACCTGATGGACGACTTCGCCTATCGGCTCCCGGTCTCAGTGATCTGCGACCTGCTGGGCATCCCGCCGGCGGACCGGGAGACCTTCCGGGTCCTGGCCACCGAACTGGCCGCGGTCCTGGACTTCGTCGACGACCTGAGCCGGCTGGACGGGGCGGACGCGGCCTGGCTGGAGCTGGAGCTGTACTTCGGCGGGCTGCTCGCCGAGCGGCGCATGCGGCCGCAGGACGACCTCGTCAGCGCTCTGATAGCGGTCTGCGACGCCGACGACTCGCGGCTGAGCGCGGCCGAGCTGCTGTGCAACCTGGCTCTGCTGCTCATCGCCGGGTTCGAGACCACGGCGAACCTGTTCGGCAACGGCGTCCGGCTGCTGTTCGAGCACCCGGAGGTCGGCGCGGGGCTGCGGAACGGGGATCTGCGCTACGCCGGCTTCGCCGAGGAGGTGCTGCGCTACGACTCGCCGGTGCAGATGACGACGCGCATCGCGCTGACCGACGGCCTGTCGGTCGGCGACGTCCCGGCGCCGGCCGGAACGGAGGTCGCGGTGATGATCGGCGCGGCGAACCGGGACGCGCGGCGCTATGAGGACCCTGAGCGCTTCGATCCCACCCGGACCGAGATAGGCCCGCTGAGCTTCGGGGCCGGGCCGCATTTCTGTGTCGGATCGATACTGGCGCGGACCGAGGCGGCGATCGGGTTCCCGCGTCTGCTGGCCCGGTTCCCGGCGCTGGCCCCGGCCGGGGAACCGACCCGGAACCAGCGGTTTATCCTTCGCGGGTACGAGCGCCTGCCTGTTACGGTGACTTGA
- a CDS encoding DNA polymerase beta superfamily protein: MTPVDDDFQHGTVLLSGIVGSTAYGLAGPDSDVDRLGMFAAPTLSLLGLHTPRDSHVTTSPDVTFHEAAKLARLALGGNPTASELLWLPDDLYERRTPLGDEAISLRTAFLSAPRVHDAYLGYATQQFRKLLSRDPSWTHRKIAKHARHLMRLVNQGHELYTTGHVTIRLPDPERYHAFGESVAADPDAARPFMADAEERFATARTVLPREPESAAAEDWLLRVRKAFWEG; this comes from the coding sequence ATGACGCCTGTTGACGACGACTTCCAGCACGGCACCGTCCTGCTGTCCGGCATCGTCGGCTCCACCGCCTACGGCCTGGCCGGCCCGGACTCGGACGTGGACCGCCTCGGCATGTTCGCGGCCCCGACACTGAGCCTGCTGGGCCTGCACACCCCGCGCGACAGCCACGTCACCACGAGCCCGGACGTGACCTTCCACGAGGCGGCCAAGCTGGCCCGCCTGGCGCTGGGCGGCAACCCGACGGCCTCGGAACTGCTGTGGCTCCCCGACGACCTGTACGAGCGGCGCACGCCCCTGGGCGACGAGGCGATCAGCCTGCGCACGGCCTTCCTGTCCGCGCCGCGCGTGCACGACGCCTACCTCGGCTACGCCACCCAGCAGTTCCGCAAGCTGCTGTCCCGCGACCCCTCCTGGACGCACCGCAAGATCGCCAAGCACGCCCGCCATCTGATGCGGCTGGTGAACCAGGGCCACGAGCTCTACACCACCGGCCACGTCACCATCCGCCTGCCCGATCCCGAGCGCTACCACGCCTTCGGCGAGAGCGTGGCCGCCGACCCCGACGCCGCCCGCCCCTTCATGGCCGACGCCGAGGAGCGCTTCGCGACGGCCCGCACGGTGCTGCCGAGGGAGCCGGAGAGCGCGGCGGCCGAGGACTGGCTGCTGCGGGTGCGGAAGGCTTTCTGGGAGGGCTGA
- a CDS encoding shikimate dehydrogenase, translating to MAEVRFVGVSTGASLIHTAFPHWARVLGIEAEVAGVDVPVGASAQVYRAVLDGLREPSVLGAVVTSHKVGLFAAAADAFEELDPLARQCREINSIRNDGGRLHGYARDPISVGRVVEEIWPDRDGELLCLGSGGTAIALGEYLLRRGHTGRLRFVDREPAAVARLRAVLDSPQVDAEAADGPFDAEIAALAPGALVVNATGSGKDRPGSPVTDAVAFPVGGVVWELNYRGDLHMLRAARSQASARGLRVHDGLSLFCHGWAAALTTALDLPEDPGLGQKFMDALEL from the coding sequence ATGGCCGAGGTGAGGTTCGTCGGCGTCTCGACCGGCGCATCGCTGATCCACACGGCTTTTCCGCACTGGGCCCGGGTACTGGGGATCGAGGCCGAGGTGGCCGGGGTCGACGTCCCGGTGGGAGCCTCGGCGCAGGTGTACCGGGCGGTTCTGGACGGGCTGCGCGAGCCCTCGGTGCTCGGCGCGGTGGTCACGTCGCACAAGGTGGGGCTGTTCGCCGCCGCGGCCGACGCCTTCGAGGAGCTTGATCCCCTCGCGCGGCAGTGCCGGGAGATCAATTCGATCCGGAACGACGGCGGGCGGCTTCACGGGTACGCGCGCGATCCGATCTCGGTGGGCCGGGTCGTCGAGGAGATCTGGCCGGATCGCGACGGCGAGCTGCTGTGCCTGGGCAGCGGCGGGACGGCGATCGCGCTCGGGGAGTACCTGCTGCGGCGGGGGCACACCGGTCGGCTGCGGTTCGTCGATCGGGAGCCGGCGGCGGTGGCCAGGCTGCGCGCGGTGCTCGACAGCCCGCAGGTCGACGCCGAGGCGGCGGACGGGCCGTTCGACGCCGAGATCGCGGCGCTGGCGCCGGGGGCGCTGGTGGTCAACGCGACCGGGTCGGGCAAGGACCGGCCCGGTTCGCCGGTGACCGACGCGGTGGCGTTCCCGGTGGGCGGCGTCGTGTGGGAGCTGAACTACCGCGGCGATCTGCACATGCTGCGGGCCGCGCGATCGCAGGCTTCTGCCAGAGGGCTGCGGGTCCACGACGGACTGTCGCTCTTCTGCCACGGGTGGGCCGCGGCCTTGACCACCGCGCTCGATCTTCCGGAGGATCCCGGTCTCGGGCAGAAGTTCATGGACGCGCTTGAGCTGTGA
- a CDS encoding class I SAM-dependent methyltransferase produces MRSFYDELADDYHLMFQDWDVSMDYQASVLSAVIEAGTKRSAGRVLDCSCGIGTQAIGLARLGGASMIGTDLSPRAAARAGREAAARGVSLPTAAADMGALPFADGVFDAVLSADNSVPHLLTPDALTAGLAEMRRVLRSGGLLVLTVRDYDELRAKRPTTTSPQVSEQEAGRAIAFQLWHWHPDGERYDLEHFQLVPTGPEKWDVRVRRATYWALRRAELAEFATAVGFRDVRWIEPPDSGYYQPILTAQR; encoded by the coding sequence ATGCGCTCGTTCTACGACGAACTCGCCGACGACTACCACCTGATGTTCCAGGACTGGGACGTCAGCATGGACTATCAGGCCTCGGTGCTCTCGGCGGTGATCGAGGCGGGCACCAAGCGGTCGGCCGGACGGGTGCTGGACTGCTCCTGCGGCATCGGGACCCAGGCCATCGGGCTGGCCCGGCTGGGCGGCGCGAGCATGATCGGCACCGACCTCAGCCCGCGCGCCGCGGCCCGGGCCGGGCGGGAGGCCGCCGCGCGCGGCGTGAGCCTGCCCACCGCGGCGGCCGACATGGGCGCGCTGCCCTTCGCCGACGGCGTGTTCGACGCGGTCCTGAGCGCCGACAACTCGGTGCCGCACCTGCTGACGCCGGACGCCCTGACCGCCGGCCTGGCCGAGATGCGGCGCGTGCTGCGGTCCGGCGGACTGCTGGTGCTGACCGTCCGCGACTACGACGAACTGCGCGCCAAGCGCCCCACGACGACCTCGCCGCAGGTCTCGGAGCAGGAGGCCGGACGCGCGATCGCCTTCCAGCTGTGGCACTGGCACCCCGACGGCGAGCGGTACGACCTGGAACACTTCCAACTGGTGCCGACCGGGCCCGAGAAGTGGGACGTGCGGGTCCGGCGCGCGACGTACTGGGCTCTGCGGCGCGCGGAGCTCGCTGAGTTCGCGACGGCGGTCGGGTTCCGGGACGTGCGGTGGATCGAGCCGCCGGATTCCGGTTACTACCAGCCGATTCTGACGGCACAGCGGTGA